The Alteromonas stellipolaris genome includes a region encoding these proteins:
- a CDS encoding XylR family transcriptional regulator encodes MVEKAHSITLLLNASKIFDRQIIEGIGSYLQSSNADWDLYLEEDFLTRLEHFDEWSGDGVIADFDNPAIERALSNTKVPVVAIGGSYQDDASYPNVPYVATDNYALVEAAFNHLRHKGIERFAFYGSPISREQRWAQEREQAMLSLAKHYGYECYVYRGHAVRAETWQYSQKRLTDWLKSLPSPTGIVAVTDSRARHLLQACDHLGFLIPERFAVIGIDDDELTRFLSRVSLTSVRQGSLEMGYQAARLLHKQLNGRLIKNKQLLVPPVTVAERQSTDFKAIKDPLVMQASHFIHMNACKGIKVDQVLDHVGISRSNLESRFREERGHSIHTEIHNEKLSRACQMLKETDANSGDIAQRCGYPSVQYMYALFRKHFDKTPVEYRQDSQPNHFEDEPRSSVIKVI; translated from the coding sequence ATGGTCGAAAAAGCGCACAGTATTACGCTGCTTTTAAATGCGAGTAAGATATTTGATAGGCAGATAATTGAAGGTATCGGAAGCTACCTACAATCATCAAATGCCGATTGGGATTTGTATTTAGAAGAAGACTTCTTAACTCGTCTAGAACATTTTGATGAGTGGAGTGGTGACGGCGTTATTGCAGACTTTGACAACCCTGCTATCGAACGAGCGCTGAGTAATACCAAAGTACCGGTAGTTGCGATAGGCGGCTCTTACCAAGATGACGCTAGCTATCCAAATGTGCCCTATGTAGCAACAGATAACTACGCTTTAGTGGAAGCGGCTTTCAATCATTTGCGGCACAAGGGAATTGAAAGGTTTGCCTTTTACGGCTCGCCAATCAGTAGAGAGCAAAGATGGGCACAAGAAAGAGAGCAGGCCATGCTGTCTCTCGCGAAACATTATGGCTATGAATGCTATGTCTATCGGGGTCATGCAGTGAGAGCCGAAACGTGGCAATATTCTCAGAAACGTCTAACCGATTGGCTCAAAAGCCTGCCCTCACCCACCGGTATAGTGGCAGTGACAGACTCCCGCGCGCGCCACCTACTTCAGGCGTGCGACCACCTAGGCTTTCTTATTCCCGAAAGATTTGCCGTCATAGGCATTGACGACGATGAACTAACACGTTTTTTAAGCCGAGTTAGCTTAACATCTGTGCGGCAAGGCAGCTTGGAAATGGGGTATCAGGCAGCACGATTATTGCACAAGCAATTAAACGGAAGATTGATAAAAAACAAGCAATTGCTAGTGCCACCTGTAACTGTAGCAGAGCGTCAGTCTACCGACTTCAAAGCGATTAAAGATCCACTTGTGATGCAAGCATCCCATTTCATACACATGAATGCGTGTAAGGGAATTAAAGTAGATCAGGTGCTAGATCATGTAGGCATCTCAAGATCTAACTTAGAATCACGATTTCGGGAAGAAAGAGGCCACAGCATTCATACAGAAATACATAACGAGAAACTAAGCCGCGCATGTCAAATGCTCAAAGAAACTGATGCTAATAGTGGTGATATAGCGCAGCGATGCGGCTACCCGTCGGTTCAGTATATGTATGCTTTATTTCGAAAGCACTTTGATAAAACCCCCGTTGAGTACCGCCAAGATTCACAGCCAAATCATTTTGAAGATGAGCCTCGCTCGTCAGTCATAAAAGTCATTTGA
- a CDS encoding sugar porter family MFS transporter — MDTTTNIDLPIEASGNGFVLFITIVATIGGFLFGFDSGVINGTVDGLSEAFQSQSVGTGFNVSSMLLGCAVGAFFAGRLADRYGRKSLLLVAAVFFLISAWGSGIAGSGLEFVLFRIIGGLAVGAASVMAPAYIAEVSPAKYRGTLASIQQIAIISGLFAAFLSNYFLADYASGSTQVLWLNFEAWRWMFWMEIIPALLFFLMLLFIPESPRFLVVKKKTAQASEVLHKLYGASGQNKLAEIEASLSQDHKPQLKDLIDKNSGKVRPIVWVGIGLAALQQLVGINVVFYYGAVLWQAVGFSEADALLINVISGAISIAACVVALSVIDKIGRKPLLKWGSIGMTVSLAVVTLAFLNSEQHVDGRLALNDWGPVALIAANLYVFCFNFSWGPVMWVMLGEMFPNQLRGSGLAVTGLVQWFTNFVITWSFPMLLAGIGLAGAYGLYAFFALLSIGFVLRYVYETKGLELEEMKG, encoded by the coding sequence ATGGACACTACAACAAATATTGACCTGCCTATCGAAGCCTCGGGTAATGGCTTCGTTCTATTTATTACTATCGTGGCTACCATAGGGGGCTTTTTATTTGGGTTCGATAGCGGTGTCATTAACGGAACAGTTGATGGGCTAAGCGAAGCGTTTCAATCACAGAGCGTCGGTACAGGATTTAATGTATCCAGCATGCTACTTGGGTGTGCAGTAGGTGCATTTTTTGCCGGTCGCTTAGCCGATAGATACGGAAGGAAGTCATTGCTCCTTGTCGCAGCAGTCTTTTTCCTTATCAGCGCTTGGGGATCAGGCATAGCAGGCAGCGGGTTAGAATTCGTTTTATTTCGCATTATTGGAGGCCTTGCTGTAGGGGCTGCGTCAGTCATGGCACCGGCTTACATTGCAGAAGTCTCACCGGCAAAGTATCGCGGTACCCTTGCGTCTATTCAACAAATAGCCATTATTAGCGGCTTGTTCGCTGCTTTTCTAAGTAACTATTTTCTTGCCGACTATGCATCAGGCTCTACGCAAGTGCTTTGGTTAAACTTTGAAGCTTGGCGTTGGATGTTCTGGATGGAAATCATCCCAGCGTTACTTTTTTTCCTGATGTTACTTTTTATACCAGAGAGCCCACGCTTTTTAGTGGTTAAGAAAAAAACAGCGCAAGCGAGCGAAGTATTGCACAAACTTTATGGGGCTAGTGGACAAAATAAACTGGCCGAAATTGAAGCCTCTTTGTCGCAAGATCATAAACCACAATTAAAAGACCTTATCGATAAAAACTCTGGAAAAGTAAGGCCAATCGTTTGGGTAGGGATTGGGCTAGCTGCACTTCAACAGTTAGTCGGCATAAACGTTGTTTTCTATTACGGAGCCGTATTGTGGCAAGCGGTTGGCTTTTCAGAAGCAGATGCACTACTTATTAATGTTATAAGCGGGGCTATCAGCATTGCTGCATGTGTTGTGGCGTTATCTGTTATTGACAAAATTGGAAGAAAACCTTTGCTCAAGTGGGGCTCTATAGGCATGACAGTGTCTCTCGCCGTGGTAACGTTAGCGTTCCTAAATTCAGAACAACATGTTGATGGAAGGTTGGCGTTGAATGACTGGGGGCCTGTTGCACTTATCGCTGCCAATCTTTATGTTTTCTGCTTCAACTTTTCTTGGGGCCCGGTAATGTGGGTAATGCTAGGCGAAATGTTCCCAAACCAGCTAAGAGGCTCTGGCTTGGCCGTAACTGGGTTAGTGCAGTGGTTTACTAATTTTGTTATCACCTGGTCTTTCCCAATGCTTCTTGCAGGAATAGGGCTTGCGGGTGCTTATGGTCTGTATGCTTTCTTTGCCCTGCTTTCTATCGGCTTCGTCCTTCGCTATGTGTATGAAACAAAGGGCTTAGAATTAGAGGAGATGAAAGGGTAA